A single window of Caldicellulosiruptor bescii DSM 6725 DNA harbors:
- a CDS encoding efflux RND transporter periplasmic adaptor subunit produces the protein MAEKVKPLKTSKFKFSLKSKVLKRVIISIVIVAILAGAGFGIYRFVQGRKNRNQTVQQRTARVTRGDITVSVTGSGPIESAQSVDLTSTVSSTITNVFFKDGDSVKKGDVIFELESQDAKNKIDSIKSQIDDVNSSIADVQESIKNLVITAPISGYVKNLNAQEGDRISKGLSVLTIIDTSKLKVTLPFSAALFDKVKIGAPAVVYIPDISQSIQGTVSYLGNTTYTNDYGGKVFDVEITISNPGALKEGMKASAEIKVGAEVYLSTQDATLEYVDKENVKAKVDGEVSEIFARNNQFVEKGAVLLKLSNDDLSKQLKNYQTQLKNLQDQLKDAEDNLENYYIKAPFDGVVTNINFKKGDNIKAGEVLATVFDNKNLVFRVDIDELDIAKIKVGQKVNITVDALPETQTNPLTGKVAKIPLEGTTQNGVTTYSVTISIDNPKNLKIGMNANAEIIVDQKQDVLMVPLEAVQKFGNRYFVFVKSSSQNSTQEGQTGGFFPQGGFGNNQQSSAQGSQNWRQRWQQEGSSTENTQQSTSSQSRGSWSQNSQGTGSSSQLRTRRMASLLGSSYYKGAVLRPVEVGINNDSYIEIVSGLSEGDIVVLPPLSTGSTSTQTQTQQGFNIMGGFGGPGGGMPGEFRQFRQNQSGTGRTNQSSGSQGSNTNR, from the coding sequence ATGGCAGAGAAAGTAAAACCGCTAAAAACTTCAAAGTTTAAGTTCAGTTTAAAAAGCAAGGTTTTAAAGAGAGTTATAATATCCATAGTAATTGTTGCAATTTTGGCAGGGGCAGGGTTTGGAATATACAGGTTTGTTCAGGGAAGAAAAAATCGAAATCAAACAGTTCAGCAGAGGACTGCAAGAGTGACGCGTGGCGATATAACCGTTAGTGTCACCGGTTCAGGTCCGATTGAGTCTGCCCAGAGCGTTGATCTCACATCAACTGTGAGCTCAACCATCACAAATGTATTTTTCAAAGACGGGGATTCTGTCAAAAAAGGGGATGTAATATTTGAGCTTGAAAGCCAGGATGCAAAGAACAAGATTGACTCAATAAAGAGTCAGATTGACGATGTAAACTCTTCAATTGCAGATGTTCAGGAAAGCATCAAAAACCTTGTTATCACCGCACCCATTTCAGGGTATGTTAAAAATCTGAATGCTCAAGAAGGAGACAGAATTTCAAAAGGCTTAAGCGTTTTGACAATAATTGATACATCAAAGCTGAAAGTTACATTACCATTTTCAGCAGCGCTTTTCGACAAGGTCAAGATAGGTGCGCCAGCAGTTGTTTACATTCCTGACATTTCACAGTCAATCCAGGGCACAGTAAGCTATCTTGGGAACACAACTTACACAAATGACTACGGTGGCAAAGTTTTTGATGTTGAAATCACAATCTCAAACCCCGGCGCTCTGAAGGAAGGTATGAAGGCAAGTGCTGAGATAAAGGTAGGAGCTGAAGTATATCTTAGCACGCAGGATGCAACCTTGGAGTATGTAGACAAAGAAAATGTCAAGGCAAAGGTTGACGGCGAGGTTTCTGAGATTTTTGCAAGAAACAACCAGTTTGTTGAAAAAGGTGCTGTGCTTTTAAAACTTTCAAACGATGACCTGTCAAAACAGCTCAAGAACTACCAGACACAGCTTAAAAACTTGCAGGACCAGTTAAAGGATGCAGAGGATAACTTGGAAAACTACTACATTAAAGCTCCGTTTGACGGTGTTGTGACCAATATAAACTTCAAGAAAGGCGATAACATAAAAGCGGGAGAGGTACTTGCAACTGTATTTGATAACAAAAATTTAGTATTCAGGGTTGACATAGATGAGCTTGATATTGCTAAAATAAAAGTAGGGCAAAAAGTAAATATAACAGTTGATGCTCTACCAGAGACCCAGACAAACCCGCTGACAGGCAAAGTAGCCAAAATCCCGCTTGAGGGAACAACCCAGAACGGTGTTACAACATACTCTGTTACGATCTCAATTGACAATCCCAAGAACCTCAAGATTGGCATGAACGCAAACGCAGAGATAATTGTAGACCAGAAACAAGATGTTTTGATGGTGCCGCTTGAAGCTGTCCAGAAATTCGGCAACAGGTACTTTGTGTTTGTAAAAAGCTCAAGTCAAAATAGCACTCAAGAAGGGCAAACTGGCGGATTTTTCCCACAGGGAGGTTTTGGAAACAATCAGCAAAGCTCTGCTCAAGGCTCACAAAACTGGCGACAAAGATGGCAGCAAGAAGGTAGCAGCACAGAAAATACGCAGCAGTCGACAAGCAGCCAGTCAAGAGGTTCATGGTCACAAAATAGTCAAGGCACAGGTAGCTCTTCGCAGCTGCGAACAAGAAGGATGGCAAGTTTGCTGGGTAGCAGCTACTATAAAGGCGCAGTTTTGCGACCTGTTGAGGTTGGTATAAACAATGACTCATACATCGAGATTGTAAGCGGACTTAGCGAAGGCGATATCGTTGTCCTGCCACCGCTTTCTACAGGCTCAACAAGCACCCAGACGCAAACTCAGCAGGGATTTAACATAATGGGCGGGTTTGGCGGACCAGGTGGTGGAATGCCAGGCGAGTTCAGACAGTTCAGACAAAACCAAAGCGGTACTGGCAGAACAAATCAGTCGTCTGGTTCTCAGGGAAGTAACACAAACAGGTAA
- a CDS encoding ABC transporter ATP-binding protein, with the protein MIELYDIYKIYKMGENEVYALNGINLKINVHEFVAIVGPSGSGKSTLMNIIGCLDTPTSGTYILDSHEVSRLNDNQLAEIRNSKIGFVFQNFNLIPQLTALENVELPLIYKGVPASVRHKLAKEALARVGLEHRMHHRPRELSGGQQQRVAIARALVTSPPIILADEPTGNLDSKSGAEIMQIFKELHAQGNTIVLITHDNNIAMQARRIVRIQDGQIIEDKEVS; encoded by the coding sequence ATGATCGAACTTTATGATATCTACAAAATCTACAAGATGGGCGAAAATGAGGTGTATGCTTTAAACGGTATTAACCTGAAAATCAATGTTCACGAGTTTGTTGCAATAGTGGGTCCATCCGGCTCAGGAAAATCAACTCTTATGAACATCATAGGCTGTCTTGACACACCAACATCTGGCACATACATACTGGATAGTCATGAAGTCAGCAGGCTAAATGACAACCAGCTTGCAGAGATTCGAAACAGCAAGATAGGCTTTGTGTTTCAAAACTTTAACTTAATACCACAGCTCACAGCTCTTGAAAACGTTGAGCTTCCTTTAATCTACAAAGGTGTTCCAGCCTCTGTGCGTCACAAGCTTGCCAAAGAAGCTCTTGCCAGGGTTGGCTTGGAACATAGAATGCACCACAGGCCAAGAGAGCTTTCAGGCGGTCAGCAGCAGAGAGTTGCAATTGCAAGGGCGCTTGTCACAAGCCCGCCAATAATCCTGGCTGACGAGCCCACTGGGAACTTGGACTCAAAATCAGGTGCTGAGATTATGCAGATTTTCAAGGAGCTTCACGCTCAAGGAAACACCATTGTCCTAATCACGCACGATAACAACATTGCCATGCAGGCAAGAAGGATTGTAAGAATTCAGGACGGTCAAATAATAGAGGACAAGGAGGTGAGCTGA
- a CDS encoding S-layer homology domain-containing protein, with amino-acid sequence MKKFKRLIAIVTVLLFALSIIAPVFAQDEATTEETAGSVYDQAAKILQDKGILKGNEQGDLMLDKQLTRAEILAMIIRATGQEDVVKDYVYAEQSFTDVPQDHWAFAYVEAGKDLGIVNGYPDGTFKPDKPVKFEELCKMLVAAKGESPAAGKWPLNYVRKALELGFFNGIEDEVGIGDVVIRGQAAVAFANAFFPPEKTIVVKDVKAVANDTIEVYVDAYLGNEPATLEDGDVIPLDFEIKDASDASKTIAVTLIDSQASDFGAGKLVLKTAAQTEGATYKLYYKGNDTGKTFVAVPVQLQVAKVEVPNLKQVVVTFNRDVKDVYAVDKNNYEIKVGDATKSIGAVRLSEDKKKVTLILKDDLANQDKVKVTLKTGLGLKEAYTTEIGPVQDGTAPAIVKVTAENPQKLRVEFSEPVKNYANPANYTLNGMYLVKEVKGFNEDSSIDPNVIVLNLYIPLNVGNNTLSVTGVTDIAGLLVVNPSMSFSVAEDKSPIELKNVTATLSQVKLEFSKAIQSIVSVSLSNGIIAGTSVDGNVVTISSGDELATCIPVSGAKVTIEVKDYTGQTAKFEKYVVPTIDTERPTVKSVTIADSTTVKVTFSEDVRVPNPSDNKIIVKDKDGNQKVISVITWDTDSSGNQIKNTLKVVLSSQLPAGVVTVQVSGIEDLTPLKNASLPQTVTATLSDTSAPDVVAPIVYNDVSGDTTELYITFNKTLNAASANIATNYKYLDSSYVLKDFSGATASVLANGKTVKLVIKDSEFANMTYLQIIGVADTNGNKATLAIQKDATKFVSSSTAIVTIDSTNGVQAVSTTQLKVFLTGNINEYTLYAGDFEVKAGSNTIGVLYATWDAGSKAVVLNLATAIGADAKKDGNGVTVTIKANSITKDLLGRSINSGSAVGPVTASDKIAPTITAVEAVYNATYNVTEVTVKFSEAIVVDSTYVLDQFKVYIGGAITNPDAGVDVKTDNIVFKFSGDKRYSTIKVDYVPAYDTSKRVKDSLTNNNELAQTSVSGTWK; translated from the coding sequence ATGAAAAAATTCAAAAGACTCATCGCTATCGTAACAGTTCTCTTATTTGCTCTTTCAATAATTGCGCCTGTGTTTGCACAGGACGAAGCTACTACAGAAGAGACAGCTGGTTCTGTGTATGACCAGGCAGCAAAGATTCTCCAAGACAAAGGTATCTTGAAAGGTAATGAGCAAGGCGACCTGATGCTCGACAAGCAACTTACAAGAGCAGAAATCTTGGCAATGATTATCAGAGCAACAGGTCAAGAAGATGTGGTAAAAGACTATGTTTATGCTGAGCAGTCATTCACAGATGTTCCACAGGATCATTGGGCATTTGCATATGTTGAGGCAGGTAAAGACCTCGGCATTGTAAATGGTTACCCAGATGGAACATTCAAGCCAGACAAACCTGTCAAGTTTGAAGAGCTCTGCAAGATGCTTGTTGCTGCAAAAGGTGAAAGCCCAGCAGCAGGAAAATGGCCTCTCAACTATGTAAGAAAAGCTCTTGAACTTGGGTTCTTCAATGGTATTGAAGATGAAGTTGGAATTGGTGATGTTGTAATCAGAGGTCAAGCAGCTGTAGCATTCGCAAATGCATTCTTCCCACCAGAAAAGACTATAGTTGTTAAAGATGTTAAAGCAGTTGCAAATGACACAATTGAAGTTTATGTTGATGCATATCTTGGAAATGAGCCTGCAACACTTGAAGATGGCGATGTAATTCCTCTTGACTTTGAGATCAAGGATGCATCTGATGCATCAAAGACAATTGCGGTAACATTAATTGATTCTCAGGCATCTGACTTTGGAGCAGGAAAGCTTGTGCTCAAGACAGCAGCGCAAACAGAAGGTGCTACTTATAAACTGTATTACAAGGGTAATGATACAGGCAAAACTTTTGTAGCAGTACCAGTACAGCTTCAAGTTGCAAAAGTTGAAGTACCAAACTTGAAGCAAGTTGTTGTAACGTTCAATAGAGATGTAAAGGACGTTTATGCTGTTGATAAAAATAACTATGAAATTAAAGTAGGAGATGCAACAAAGTCAATTGGTGCAGTGCGACTGAGCGAAGATAAGAAGAAGGTTACACTAATTTTGAAAGACGATTTAGCAAACCAGGACAAAGTTAAAGTTACACTCAAAACAGGTTTGGGTCTTAAGGAGGCATATACAACTGAAATTGGCCCTGTACAAGATGGAACAGCTCCGGCTATAGTAAAGGTTACAGCTGAGAACCCGCAGAAGCTTAGAGTTGAGTTCAGTGAACCAGTTAAAAACTATGCAAATCCTGCAAACTATACATTGAACGGAATGTACCTCGTAAAAGAGGTTAAGGGATTCAATGAAGACAGTTCTATAGACCCAAATGTAATTGTTCTGAATCTTTACATTCCTCTGAATGTTGGTAATAACACATTGAGTGTTACAGGTGTTACAGATATAGCTGGATTGCTTGTAGTAAATCCATCAATGAGCTTTAGTGTTGCAGAAGACAAGTCACCTATTGAGTTGAAGAATGTCACAGCAACACTTAGCCAGGTTAAGCTTGAATTTAGCAAAGCAATACAGAGCATTGTAAGTGTATCGTTGTCAAATGGTATTATAGCAGGTACATCAGTAGATGGTAACGTAGTAACAATATCTTCTGGTGATGAGTTGGCAACTTGTATACCAGTATCTGGTGCTAAGGTTACAATAGAAGTTAAGGATTATACTGGGCAGACAGCAAAATTTGAAAAATACGTTGTTCCAACAATTGACACAGAAAGACCTACTGTTAAATCAGTTACAATAGCTGATTCTACTACAGTAAAGGTAACATTTAGTGAAGATGTACGTGTTCCTAATCCTTCTGACAACAAGATTATTGTGAAAGATAAAGATGGTAACCAAAAAGTTATCAGTGTAATTACCTGGGATACAGACAGTAGTGGTAATCAGATTAAGAATACATTGAAAGTTGTATTGTCTTCACAACTGCCAGCAGGTGTTGTAACAGTTCAAGTAAGTGGCATTGAAGACCTCACACCACTTAAGAATGCAAGCTTGCCGCAGACAGTTACAGCTACACTTTCTGATACAAGTGCACCGGATGTAGTTGCTCCAATAGTATACAATGATGTTTCTGGCGACACAACAGAACTCTATATAACATTTAATAAGACATTGAATGCAGCAAGCGCTAATATAGCTACAAATTATAAGTATCTGGATAGCAGTTATGTACTTAAGGATTTCAGTGGTGCAACTGCAAGCGTGTTGGCAAATGGTAAAACTGTGAAACTTGTAATTAAAGATTCTGAATTTGCTAATATGACATACTTGCAGATAATTGGTGTTGCAGATACAAATGGTAATAAGGCAACATTGGCAATTCAGAAAGATGCTACTAAATTTGTATCTTCATCCACTGCAATTGTTACTATTGACTCAACTAACGGTGTTCAAGCTGTTTCAACAACACAGTTAAAAGTATTCTTAACAGGCAATATTAATGAATATACACTTTATGCTGGGGATTTTGAGGTCAAAGCAGGGTCAAATACAATAGGAGTTCTTTATGCGACATGGGATGCAGGTAGCAAAGCTGTTGTTTTGAACCTTGCAACAGCAATTGGTGCTGATGCTAAGAAAGATGGAAATGGTGTGACTGTAACTATCAAGGCTAACTCAATTACAAAAGACCTGCTTGGAAGATCAATTAATAGTGGCAGTGCAGTAGGACCAGTGACTGCAAGTGATAAGATTGCACCAACAATTACTGCAGTTGAAGCTGTATACAATGCAACATATAATGTTACAGAGGTTACAGTTAAATTCAGTGAAGCAATTGTTGTAGATTCAACATATGTTCTTGACCAATTCAAGGTGTATATCGGAGGAGCAATAACAAATCCTGATGCAGGCGTTGATGTTAAGACCGACAATATAGTCTTCAAGTTCAGTGGTGACAAGAGATACAGCACAATTAAGGTAGACTATGTACCAGCATATGACACAAGTAAAAGAGTAAAAGATTCATTAACAAATAATAATGAACTTGCACAAACAAGTGTGAGTGGAACATGGAAATAA
- a CDS encoding NPCBM/NEW2 domain-containing protein, which yields MNRWYLFFVMVILLWTATGFSAAKPDYKQLYENLLKQYNSLKSENANLKKQINTLQNQVKLLNQKISSLPKEYEYDLVKDDVTISEKLPFISYKGRRYVLFDSIITTFLCITNKDYAFDVQEKKVKILSSFKKKEGTWLTDLKPTYLGMFSSFGFNDENITVNYQKFFKNIWWKHWTNGAQFSLTYKIEGKYKKFSCWLGIADCSTNSSKGVVRILGDDKLLGEYKLELNRKPTLAEINVEGINTLTLQFERTFAADLGDTYICVGDPLLVP from the coding sequence ATGAACAGGTGGTATCTTTTTTTTGTGATGGTTATTCTACTTTGGACAGCTACTGGTTTTTCAGCAGCCAAGCCAGACTATAAGCAGCTTTATGAAAATCTGTTGAAACAGTACAATAGTTTAAAGTCTGAAAACGCAAATCTTAAAAAGCAAATTAATACACTTCAAAATCAGGTAAAATTGTTAAACCAAAAAATTTCAAGCTTGCCTAAGGAATATGAATATGATCTTGTCAAAGATGATGTGACTATTTCAGAAAAACTTCCATTCATCAGCTACAAAGGACGAAGATATGTGCTCTTTGATTCAATTATTACTACTTTTTTATGCATTACAAATAAAGATTATGCATTTGATGTTCAAGAAAAAAAGGTTAAAATTTTGTCCTCTTTTAAGAAAAAAGAAGGAACGTGGCTAACTGATCTTAAACCAACATATTTAGGAATGTTCTCCTCCTTTGGCTTTAACGATGAAAATATAACTGTCAATTATCAAAAGTTCTTCAAAAATATCTGGTGGAAACACTGGACAAACGGTGCCCAGTTTAGCCTTACGTACAAGATTGAGGGAAAATACAAGAAATTCAGCTGCTGGCTTGGCATAGCAGATTGTTCTACCAACAGTTCAAAAGGTGTAGTCAGAATTTTGGGTGACGACAAGCTTTTAGGCGAGTATAAGCTTGAATTGAACAGAAAACCAACGTTAGCAGAAATAAACGTAGAAGGAATCAATACTTTGACATTACAATTTGAAAGAACCTTTGCGGCTGATTTAGGTGATACTTATATTTGTGTTGGCGACCCGCTTTTGGTTCCTTAA
- a CDS encoding POTRA domain-containing protein, with the protein MDYVINQLKIRGTDVLNKKEIIEKVKRLKGNKYTEKKIEEAIKFLEENGFVKIEG; encoded by the coding sequence GTGGATTACGTGATAAATCAACTAAAAATTCGAGGGACTGATGTGCTTAATAAAAAAGAAATTATAGAAAAAGTGAAAAGGTTAAAAGGCAATAAATACACCGAGAAAAAAATAGAGGAAGCCATTAAGTTTTTAGAAGAAAACGGTTTTGTAAAAATAGAGGGTTAG
- a CDS encoding sodium ion-translocating decarboxylase subunit beta — MYKLSGGKINPLIGSAGVSAVPMAARVSQVVGQKENPSNFLLMHAMGPNVAGVIGSAVAAGVLLTLFK, encoded by the coding sequence ATGTACAAGCTCTCTGGCGGCAAGATAAATCCTTTGATTGGTTCTGCAGGAGTTTCAGCTGTTCCAATGGCAGCACGTGTTTCGCAGGTTGTAGGACAAAAGGAGAATCCGTCAAACTTTCTTTTGATGCACGCAATGGGACCAAACGTTGCCGGGGTAATTGGCTCGGCGGTTGCAGCAGGGGTTCTTTTGACGCTGTTTAAATAA
- a CDS encoding methyl-accepting chemotaxis protein, which yields MKKKGIAKSRNNVNLQSLIISFLKSGKLAKRFALLIACIVIVPIVIIDILSISMSVKSVINESKKSYLAATDSTAKYFQLAIKTAQNNATQLMSNELIQRYYSESKQVALEDYEKITLQTNANKAIQNVLISNNMIAGIYILVNKEKSLFNPSIVFELDYEKIKNTGWYKKILDAGGPTIIEAHDKEFDEVAQKNNANIPEYAFCIGLPFKDIATNETLGVMLFDVSKSWLRDQLQESQISQQGGFMLAVSSQGQVVLPIEWENKFKNIPNKDTNFIKKVLENMKADKQSGAFDTVYSNQPFLITYSLIPDTPWAVIGMIPISQLMTSARKLEVISIVLTITFTLLALVLGIYFALRIVRDIEKITKAFEVAEKGDLTVKLDIQRYDEIGLMAHSFNNMTKNIKQLIEKGVTLSGEVTSAISTLSTVAGETAAASNEVAKAISEIAEGASNQAKEATGVVEVVSRFGEKIETIVESSSKMERLTQEVSNLSEKGENAVEVLSNVSLDTENITNTMISTINQLAEYSRSIGKIIQVLSSISEQTKLLALNASIEAAKAGEAGRGFAVVASEIRKLADQSKESTREVEDMIKRIVSQTKAAQDVADKVEDVIEKQNEAVKNVSEAFSSIKSAMDDLIDGIENINQSIMSIDKEKDTIVRSIENISAISQETAASSEEVSASTQEQLAAIEELRAMAESLNKLAQDLKEAMQVFKV from the coding sequence GTGAAAAAGAAAGGTATTGCCAAATCAAGAAATAACGTTAATCTACAAAGCCTGATTATCTCATTTTTAAAGAGTGGAAAACTTGCAAAACGCTTTGCATTGTTGATTGCGTGTATAGTAATTGTTCCAATTGTAATAATTGATATTTTGTCAATATCAATGTCCGTAAAATCGGTTATCAATGAAAGTAAGAAATCATATCTTGCTGCAACAGACTCAACTGCAAAATACTTTCAGCTTGCAATTAAAACTGCTCAGAACAATGCAACTCAACTTATGTCTAATGAGCTTATTCAAAGGTACTACTCTGAAAGTAAACAGGTAGCATTAGAAGACTACGAAAAAATAACACTGCAGACGAATGCAAACAAAGCTATCCAAAATGTATTAATTTCTAATAACATGATTGCAGGGATTTACATATTGGTAAACAAAGAAAAATCATTGTTTAATCCATCAATAGTGTTTGAACTTGATTATGAAAAAATAAAAAATACAGGATGGTACAAAAAAATACTTGATGCTGGAGGACCTACAATAATTGAAGCGCATGATAAGGAGTTTGATGAGGTTGCCCAAAAAAACAATGCAAATATTCCTGAGTATGCTTTTTGTATAGGACTTCCGTTTAAAGACATTGCAACAAATGAAACTCTTGGTGTGATGCTCTTTGATGTAAGCAAGAGCTGGCTTAGAGACCAGCTTCAGGAATCTCAGATTTCTCAACAGGGTGGATTTATGCTTGCAGTTTCTTCTCAGGGGCAGGTTGTACTACCAATTGAATGGGAGAACAAATTCAAAAATATACCAAACAAAGATACCAATTTTATAAAAAAGGTTTTAGAAAATATGAAGGCTGATAAGCAATCAGGAGCTTTTGATACAGTATATTCAAATCAACCATTTCTTATAACCTATTCATTGATTCCAGATACACCGTGGGCTGTTATAGGTATGATTCCTATTTCACAGCTCATGACAAGTGCAAGGAAATTAGAAGTCATTTCAATTGTTCTTACAATAACATTTACTTTGCTTGCACTTGTTCTTGGAATATATTTTGCGTTGAGAATTGTTAGAGACATAGAAAAGATAACAAAGGCATTTGAAGTTGCAGAAAAAGGCGATTTGACAGTAAAATTAGATATTCAGCGTTATGACGAGATAGGTCTTATGGCACACAGTTTCAATAATATGACAAAAAATATTAAACAGCTTATAGAAAAAGGTGTAACCCTAAGCGGTGAGGTAACATCTGCAATTTCTACATTATCAACAGTAGCTGGTGAAACAGCTGCAGCCTCAAATGAAGTTGCAAAAGCAATTTCGGAAATTGCAGAAGGTGCATCAAATCAGGCAAAAGAAGCAACAGGTGTTGTTGAGGTAGTTTCACGCTTTGGTGAGAAAATAGAAACTATTGTTGAATCATCCAGTAAAATGGAAAGACTGACACAAGAGGTATCTAATCTTTCTGAAAAAGGTGAAAATGCTGTTGAGGTACTTAGCAATGTTTCGCTTGATACAGAAAACATTACAAACACAATGATCTCAACTATTAACCAGCTTGCAGAATATTCAAGATCAATTGGCAAAATTATTCAAGTTTTAAGCAGCATCTCAGAACAAACAAAACTTTTGGCTCTGAACGCTTCAATTGAAGCTGCAAAAGCAGGTGAGGCAGGAAGAGGTTTTGCAGTTGTTGCAAGTGAGATTAGAAAGCTTGCCGACCAGTCAAAAGAGTCAACAAGAGAAGTTGAGGATATGATAAAAAGGATTGTAAGTCAAACAAAAGCTGCTCAGGACGTTGCTGATAAAGTAGAAGATGTTATTGAAAAGCAAAATGAAGCTGTTAAAAATGTTTCAGAAGCATTTTCAAGCATAAAATCTGCTATGGATGATTTAATTGATGGTATAGAAAATATTAATCAATCTATTATGTCAATAGATAAAGAAAAAGATACTATTGTGAGAAGCATCGAAAATATCTCGGCAATATCACAGGAGACTGCTGCATCCTCAGAAGAGGTTTCTGCATCAACTCAGGAGCAGCTTGCTGCAATTGAAGAGCTTCGTGCTATGGCAGAAAGCCTCAATAAGCTTGCACAGGATTTAAAAGAGGCTATGCAGGTTTTCAAAGTGTAA